A stretch of the Streptomyces sp. NBC_00078 genome encodes the following:
- a CDS encoding class I SAM-dependent methyltransferase, with protein MSGTAHEARTVFASRTEAVERTGPGDDLPHVALPSQLQAPGHHPTRLTLVDPDEPWTNDPYSRALRTGRGPLYLRRMTPHTGGTGELLPLDVERFCAAPGDADTGVLHRCTGPVLDVGCGPGRLVAALAARGMPALGVDVSPAAVTRTRRQGGAALRRSVFDRLPSEGRWGTALLMDGNIGIGGNPVALLARLYDLLRPGGCLLAEADPQEVDERLTVRVEDAHGRHGRPFPWARVGTDALLRAAYATGWILTGRWTTDDRPFLELRRPNAAFDATGPMRRGGPDRP; from the coding sequence ATGAGCGGCACGGCGCACGAGGCGCGCACCGTGTTCGCTTCGCGCACCGAGGCGGTTGAGCGCACCGGGCCGGGAGACGACCTCCCGCACGTCGCCCTGCCTTCCCAGCTCCAAGCACCTGGGCACCACCCCACGCGCCTCACCCTCGTCGATCCGGACGAGCCCTGGACGAACGACCCGTACAGCCGTGCCCTGCGCACCGGCCGCGGCCCGCTGTACCTGCGCCGCATGACACCGCATACCGGTGGGACGGGCGAACTGCTGCCGCTGGACGTGGAGCGCTTCTGCGCCGCGCCCGGCGACGCCGACACGGGCGTACTGCACCGCTGCACCGGACCCGTCCTGGACGTCGGCTGCGGACCGGGACGCCTGGTGGCCGCTCTGGCCGCCCGGGGCATGCCGGCGCTCGGAGTGGACGTCAGTCCCGCCGCCGTCACCCGGACCCGCCGCCAAGGCGGAGCCGCCCTGCGGCGGTCCGTCTTCGACCGGCTGCCCAGTGAAGGGCGCTGGGGCACGGCCTTGTTGATGGACGGCAACATCGGCATCGGGGGCAATCCGGTGGCGCTGCTCGCCCGTCTGTATGACCTGCTCCGCCCCGGTGGCTGCCTGCTGGCCGAAGCAGACCCGCAGGAGGTGGACGAACGCCTCACCGTCCGCGTCGAGGACGCCCACGGCCGCCACGGCCGTCCCTTTCCCTGGGCACGTGTCGGCACTGACGCCCTGCTGCGCGCCGCCTACGCCACCGGATGGATCCTCACCGGCCGGTGGACGACCGACGACCGTCCCTTTCTGGAACTCCGGCGCCCGAACGCGGCGTTCGACGCCACAGGTCCCATGCGCCGCGGAGGGCCGGACCGCCCATGA
- a CDS encoding molybdopterin-dependent oxidoreductase: MEDMKLRVSRPVFRGGLHDARTATSIGRWLGPAFAVCFVTGLVSHFMQHPPGWLANSIPSRPAWGYRLTQGLHVASGIAAVPLLLVKLWTVYPRLFEWPPVRSVKHALERLSVAVLVAGAVFELATGLLNTAQWYPWPFSFVPVHYAVAWLVVGALVLHIAVKAPEIRAHWTRRSPGSLALPAQEGPDRRSLLAAVGAAVGAVTLTTVGQSFTPLKNFLLFAPRHPDHGPQSLPVNRTAVAAGVGRIGAEDYRLVVTGPRPYTLTLDELRALPQHEVELPIACVEGWSKSARWTGVRVVDLLERAGAPAQARVRVVSLQLRGGYRVSEMGHHHARDPLTLLALRLNGEELAPDHGFPARLIAPNRPGVLQTKWVGRLEVLA; encoded by the coding sequence ATGGAGGACATGAAACTGCGTGTCTCTCGGCCGGTGTTCAGGGGCGGATTGCATGATGCCCGTACGGCTACCTCGATCGGCCGCTGGTTGGGGCCGGCGTTCGCCGTGTGCTTCGTCACCGGGTTGGTCAGTCACTTCATGCAGCATCCGCCGGGGTGGCTGGCCAACAGCATTCCGAGCCGTCCTGCCTGGGGATATCGGCTCACCCAGGGACTCCACGTCGCCTCCGGGATCGCGGCGGTGCCGTTGCTGCTGGTGAAGCTGTGGACGGTGTATCCGCGGCTGTTCGAGTGGCCGCCTGTGCGGTCGGTCAAGCATGCACTGGAGCGGCTGTCGGTCGCGGTGCTGGTGGCAGGCGCTGTCTTCGAGTTGGCGACCGGACTGCTCAACACGGCCCAGTGGTACCCCTGGCCGTTCTCGTTCGTGCCGGTGCACTACGCGGTGGCGTGGCTGGTGGTCGGGGCCCTGGTGCTGCACATCGCCGTCAAGGCACCGGAGATCAGGGCGCATTGGACCCGTCGGTCGCCCGGGTCGCTGGCCCTGCCCGCGCAGGAAGGCCCCGACCGGCGGTCGCTGCTGGCCGCGGTGGGTGCGGCGGTCGGGGCCGTCACGCTCACCACCGTGGGTCAGTCGTTCACCCCGCTCAAGAACTTCCTCCTGTTCGCGCCCCGTCACCCGGACCATGGGCCGCAGTCCCTGCCGGTCAACCGGACTGCCGTCGCGGCCGGAGTCGGCCGGATCGGCGCCGAGGATTACCGGTTGGTGGTGACTGGCCCGCGGCCGTACACCCTGACCCTGGACGAGCTGCGCGCTCTGCCACAGCATGAGGTCGAGCTGCCGATCGCGTGCGTGGAGGGCTGGAGCAAGTCGGCGCGCTGGACCGGTGTACGTGTCGTGGACCTGCTGGAGCGTGCGGGCGCGCCGGCGCAGGCGCGTGTGCGGGTGGTGTCGTTGCAGCTGAGGGGCGGTTACCGGGTGTCGGAGATGGGGCACCACCATGCTCGGGATCCGCTGACGCTGCTCGCCCTGCGGCTGAACGGCGAGGAACTCGCCCCCGATCACGGTTTTCCGGCGCGGCTCATAGCCCCAAATCGGCCGGGTGTGCTGCAGACCAAGTGGGTCGGCCGACTGGAGGTGTTGGCATGA
- a CDS encoding glycosyltransferase family 2 protein gives MIKTPPSSVDVVLPCLDEAEALPWVLERIPPGWRAIVVDNGSTDGSPDIARDLDAHVVHEPRRGFGAACHAGLTAATADVVCFCDCDASLDPGLLPTVAGPVLDGTADLVMGRRRPTVRGAWPVHARVANLELARLVRRRTSLDLRDLGPMRAARREALLALGLTDRRSGYPLQMVVRAADDGWRVVETDVPYLPRTGRSKVTGTWRGSWQAVRDMRTVLAEQSATATAAVVGAGIDGGAR, from the coding sequence GTGATCAAGACACCCCCCTCTTCTGTGGACGTCGTGCTGCCCTGCCTCGACGAGGCCGAGGCCCTGCCGTGGGTGCTGGAGCGGATCCCGCCCGGCTGGCGGGCAATTGTCGTAGACAACGGTTCCACCGATGGTTCCCCGGACATCGCCCGCGACCTGGATGCGCACGTGGTCCACGAGCCGCGTCGCGGCTTCGGCGCCGCCTGCCACGCGGGCCTTACCGCCGCCACCGCCGACGTCGTCTGCTTCTGCGACTGCGACGCCTCCCTCGACCCCGGACTGTTGCCGACCGTCGCCGGCCCTGTCCTCGACGGAACCGCGGATCTGGTCATGGGCCGCCGTCGGCCCACCGTCCGCGGCGCCTGGCCCGTCCATGCCCGGGTGGCCAACCTGGAGTTGGCCCGACTCGTCCGCCGTCGCACCAGCCTGGACCTGCGCGACCTGGGCCCGATGCGCGCCGCCCGCCGGGAGGCGCTGCTGGCCCTGGGCCTGACGGACCGGCGCTCCGGCTATCCACTGCAGATGGTGGTTCGTGCCGCCGACGACGGCTGGCGGGTGGTGGAGACCGACGTCCCGTACCTGCCTCGTACGGGCCGTTCGAAGGTCACCGGCACCTGGCGCGGCAGCTGGCAGGCCGTACGCGACATGCGAACGGTCCTCGCCGAGCAGTCGGCTACTGCTACTGCTGCCGTCGTCGGCGCCGGCATCGACGGAGGCGCCCGATGA
- a CDS encoding DUF2064 domain-containing protein: MNAPPLTVSPATLLVIAKEPVPGRVKTRLTPPHTPQEAAALAEAALTDTLHTMLQVPARRRILVLDGTPGPWLPPGFEVVPQVYGDLDERIAAAFELCDSGSALLVGMDTPQLTPELLADVGRDGHDAWFGPAADGGFWALGFADATRAGACVRGVPMSTDRTGTVQRRRLEEAGLTIGELPLLRDVDTAADAAAVVTCCPPGSRFAAALASLAGTVR; this comes from the coding sequence ATGAATGCCCCTCCTCTGACCGTGAGTCCGGCCACCCTGCTGGTCATCGCGAAGGAGCCCGTGCCCGGGCGGGTCAAGACCCGTCTCACCCCGCCCCACACCCCCCAGGAGGCAGCCGCCCTGGCTGAGGCCGCTCTGACCGACACGCTCCACACGATGCTCCAGGTCCCTGCCCGGCGCCGGATCCTCGTCCTCGACGGAACTCCCGGCCCCTGGCTGCCGCCCGGCTTCGAGGTCGTGCCCCAGGTGTACGGCGATCTCGACGAGCGGATCGCCGCCGCCTTCGAACTCTGCGACAGCGGCTCGGCGTTGCTGGTCGGCATGGACACTCCGCAGCTCACCCCGGAACTGCTGGCCGATGTCGGCCGCGACGGGCACGACGCCTGGTTCGGCCCGGCCGCCGACGGCGGATTCTGGGCCCTGGGCTTCGCCGACGCGACCCGCGCCGGGGCCTGCGTGCGGGGCGTCCCGATGTCCACCGACCGGACCGGAACCGTTCAGCGACGCAGGCTTGAGGAGGCGGGGCTGACGATCGGTGAGCTGCCCCTCCTGCGGGACGTGGACACTGCGGCTGACGCGGCCGCGGTGGTCACCTGCTGTCCGCCCGGATCCCGTTTCGCCGCCGCCCTGGCCTCCCTCGCGGGGACCGTCCGATGA